Proteins found in one Zea mays cultivar B73 chromosome 1, Zm-B73-REFERENCE-NAM-5.0, whole genome shotgun sequence genomic segment:
- the LOC100216694 gene encoding Probable arabinosyltransferase ARAD1-like precursor has protein sequence MATACRSPLVWLFALAAALFFLSWYLLLNSAAGPTAARRPNQGLRLGGPGRKCDPAEALLRVFMYDLPPEFHFGLLDWKPPGFGGGVWPDVRDGVPDYPGGLNLQHSIEYWLTLDLLASEQGAPTPCAAARVRHAADADVVFVPFFASLSFNRHSRVVPPARNSEDRALQRRLLEFLAARPEWRRTGGRDHVVLAHHPNGMLDARYRFWPCVFVLCDFGRYPPSVANLDKDIIAPYRHLVANFANDTAGYDDRPTLLYFQGAIYRKDGGSIRQELYYLLKDEKDVHFSFGSVAGNGIEQATQGMRSSKFCLNIAGDTPSSNRLFDSIVSHCVPVIISDEIELPFEDVLDYSKFSVIVRGADAVKKGFLKSLIKGISQEEWTRMWNKLKEVEKHFEYQYPSQTDDAVQMIWKAIARKVPSIRLKINRLRRFSRFDTNRTDETLPSPSWLQNQAS, from the exons ATGGCCACCGCCTGCCGGAGCCCGCTCGTCTGGCTCTTCGCGCTCGCCGCCGCGCTATTCTTCCTCTCCTGGTACCTCCTCCTCAACTCCGCCGCGGGCCCAACCGCCGCCCGCCGCCCCAACCAGGGGCTCCGCCTCGGCGGCCCCGGTAGGAAATGCGACCCCGCGGAGGCGCTGCTGCGAGTGTTCATGTACGACCTGCCCCCCGAGTTCCACTTCGgactgctcgactggaagcccccGGGCTTCGGCGGCGGCGTGTGGCCCGACGTCAGGGACGGCGTGCCGGACTACCCGGGGGGGCTCAACCTTCAGCACAGCATCGAGTACTGGCTCACCCTCGACCTCTTGGCCTCCGAGCAGGGCGCGCCCACGCCCTGCGCAGCGGCGCGGGTGCGCCACGCGGcggacgccgacgtcgtcttcgtgCCTTTCTTCGCCTCGCTCAGCTTCAACCGCCACTCCCGGGTGGTGCCGCCCGCGCGGAACAGCGAGGACCGCGCGCTGCAACGGAGGCTCCTCGAGTTCCTCGCCGCGCGGCCTGAGTGGCGCAGGACCGGCGGGCGGGACCACGTCGTGCTCGCGCATCACCCCAACGGTATGCTCGACGCGCGCTACAGGTTCTGGCCCTGCGTCTTCGTGCTCTGCGACTTCGGGAGGTACCCGCCCAGCGTCGCCAACCTCGACAAGGACATCATCGCGCCCTATCGGCACCTCGTCGCCAACTTCGCTAATGACACCGCCGGATACGACGACCGGCCGACGCTGCTCTACTTCCAAGGCGCCATCTACAGGAAGGAT GGTGGTTCCATTCGGCAAGAACTGTATTACCTTCTGAAAGACGAGAAAGATGTGCATTTCTCATTTGGAAGTGTAGCTGGTAATGGGATCGAGCAGGCAACACAAGGTATGCGGTCATCCAAGTTCTGCCTCAACATTGCAGGTGACACTCCATCCTCCAACCGCCTCTTCGACTCCATTGTCAGTCACTGTGTTCCCGTCATCATCAGCGATGAGATTGAGCTCCCGTTTGAGGATGTCCTCGACTATTCAAAGTTCAGCGTCATAGTACGTGGCGCAGATGCAGTCAAGAAGGGGTTTCTAAAGAGCCTGATCAaagggatcagccaagaagagtGGACACGCATGTGGAACAAGCTAAAGGAAGTAGAAAAGCACTTCGAGTACCAATACCCATCTCAGACTGATGATGCCGTGCAGATGATATGGAAGGCTATTGCTCGGAAGGTGCCCTCTATCCGTCTGAAGATTAACAGACTACGGAGATTTTCTCGGTTTGATACTAATAGGACAGATGAAACTCTACCCAGTCCTTCTTGGCTACAGAATCAGGCTTCTTGA